The Deinococcus gobiensis I-0 genome includes the window AGCTCCGCACCCGATTGGACGCCACCATTGAAAAGCTCATGGTGCGCGTGAAAAAGGCCATCGGACAGGTGAAGACTAAAGGACAGACGGTCACGTCAAAGGTGAAAGCCGCCTTCTCAGGCATCTTCAAGAAGCAATCGTTCAATGCGGGAAAAGAGCAGCACAGCATCTACTTCCAGGCAAAAAACGGACGGGTGCAGCTCATGTTCGCCTCAACCCCACGGGAAGCGAGCTTACAGCTTGACTACCTACAACATGAATGCGAGGCGCTCGCCGATCCCATTCACCGGAACGAGGGTCTAAACCACATTCAGCGGGCACGAACTCTTGCGGCTCCTACGACCGCTCAGCTCACCACAGTGCAGGACGAAAAAGACTTGGAGAAAATCACGTTTGACCCGGGTCTGGACGATTGCCTGAAACAGATTTATGTGATCCTCCAGCGCAACTTCATGGGCGCTCTGGACGACTATGTGAAAATCCAGACGCCCATCCGCTACGACCGGCGAGAGCAATTCTTCAAGTTCAAGAGCGCGGGGCAGGAATACAATATCTACATCAGCAAACAGGGCTTTCCACAGTTCGGCCCATACGCCACACACACCGTGAAAATCGACATGAAAGGCAACCGCGAATATACTCTGCCGGACGGTGACTTTGCGAACGCCAATATCAAGGCTGGATTTGCAAAATCCAAGAAACACAAGGGCTACACTTGGCACCACCATGAAGACCGGACGACCATGCAGTTGGTGCCGTACAAACTACACGATAAGTTCAGACACAGCGGTGGCGTGAGCTTGATCGATAACCTAGGAGAAGCGTAATGCGCGATATTGATGTCACCGACAGTGAACAGCCAGTAACCACCGCTGAGCTAGACCACTTTGAGCAGGAGCACAACCTCATCATCCCAGAGGTCTATCGGGCGTTCCTCCTCGAGCACAACGGCGGCTCCCCCAGCCCGGAGAACTTCAAGGTGGAGATGGAACCCCGCCCCCACACTCGCCGCAGCCAGACTAAGTTGTTTGGTACAGCAGTGGAATTCTTCCTTTCCCTAGATGCGGAGGACGTTAGCATTAGCGCCCTGTGGCCCTATGTCACAGAAGGACGCCTGCAGTCTGGAATGTTCCCCATTGCCTACTGCGGCGGCGACCTATTGTGCATCTCTACTCGCGAGAACACACTCCACCAGATTTTCTACTGGTTCAGCGAGGAAGAATACGATGCGCAGGCTGAAGGGGATCGAAACCTTTACTTCGTGGCATCCTCATTTGATACGTTTTTAGACAAGCTGTACGATTAAATTAGGGCAAATGCCTGAAACAGCTGTGGCCGTCCTACAGCTGCAGGGCAACATTTGAGAACATGGGAGCTGAAAGAGCACTGTTCTTTCAGAACGCCAAGGGCTGAAGCTCAGAGCCTGCTGTTACTCCAGCCTCGTCTTGGCCTTCCTGTCTTCCCAGTTCTGTCGCCCGTGCTAATACAGGTGACGCTAAGGACAAGCAGCATTACGAGGCGGCCACCCGTGAACTGAAAGCCACGATTCACAGCGGCAAGGTGGAGCGTTCACGCTTCACGGCCGCGCAACTTCAGGACATCGAGAAGGAACATCAGAAAATCACGGATTACACTTGGCACCACCAGGACTTTGCGAGAATGCAACTCGTCAAGACGTTTGAGCACAGCAAGACAGGCCACCTGGGTGGCTCCAAGATGTGGTTCGGAAGGTGACTATGGAAATCTGGGAACAAGACAGCGGCAGAGCACTCGGCAGTCAGGAGCACCTGCGAACTATTGAGGACACCGTGGGTCAGCCGTTCCCGACCGACTATCTGCACGTCCTTCAGACCCACAACGCGGCCTACTTTGAACGGCAGGAGTTCCCAGTGGTCACGCCGGACGGCCCGGAGGACAAGAGTGTGGCCGTCCTGCTGAACGCGGACGGCGATGAGATGGACGCCGAGAGCGTGCTGAGCCAGTGGCGCACCTTGCAGGACGAGCATGGGCTGGAACCGCACGTCGTCCCGTTCGGCATGGATGGGGGCGGGAATCTGGTGTGCTTCGACTTCTCGGCCGGGGGCGAACCGGCGGTCGTGTACTGGCAGCATGACGAGACGTGGTCACCGCTTCCGGTGGCAGAAAGCTTCGCGGCTTTCTTGCAGCAGCTCAGCTGAGCCGGGCGACGGGCCGCGGATTGTGTGAGGGCAGAGAGCGTTATTCGGAAACGGCCCTGAACGCCAGCTCTATGGTCTGCAGAGGCAGACCATGATGAGATGAACACATAATCCGGGCGTGCAGGGTGAGACCGCCCTATGCTTGGCCTTGCCCCGCGGTCAGCTCTATCGGGCTCACTCCACGGATGAGTGCGCAGCAGGTGCAGGAGCAGCCTCCATGGCAGGATTATCGTGGACGGGCGATGGTGAGTCGGGTCCGGATTGGGGGCGGGTTCCGGGTCAAGCTGCACAGTGGGGCGGTAAGGTCTTCTAGGAATGACCTGGGCTGCCCGGGAAGCTCTTCCGGCGCACCAGCACGCCCATTTCCTGAAGTGTCAGGGGCTGAAACCCGAACCGAGAGTTTCCGATGGAGCGTGTTCCCGTCCGGCCTGACAGGTTGCTTTTCATCACATTCAGACCGCCGGCTCAACAGATCAGGGCGGTAGTCTGTGGTTGTCACGCCTGACAAGCCGCGCAGGAAGATGATTGCGTTTCACTGAGATATAGAGGAGGCACACACCGTGAAACATGCTCCCCGGGCAAAACACCTCGGTAGCCGCTTTGACGACTTCCTGGCTGAGGAGGGCCTTCTTGCTGAAGTCGACGCGGTGGCGCAGAAACGTGTCATCGTCTTCCAGCTGGAACAGGAACTCCAGCGCCGCGGTTGGACGCGGGCTGAACTGGCCGACCGCCTGGGCACCCCTGGCCCGGTCGTAGAACGCCTCCTCGACCCAGAGGACCTCACGGTCGACCTCCAGCTCCTGGGACAAGCTGCCGACCTGCTGGGCGAACGCCTGAGCATTACCCTGCGCTGAGCGACCAGGACATCCGACTCAAATTTGAGCAGCAGGAAGTCGCTCTGGGCCTGAGCGTGACGTGGACTGAACTGAACTTTGACAACACCACCTTCACCTGGACGGCCTCAGGGAACAGTAGTAGCGGGGACGTGAATAATGTCCTGCCAGACAGCCTGCCCGCCCTGACCCATCTCCCAAGGACACCCAGCCCATGACTCAGACCTTCCCCGATTACCGCGCCCTCTTCACACGAATGGTCGATGACCTTCGCCGCGACCGACTGTTCGTGGTCGAGCGGTTCGTCCTAGGCGATCCGCTGAGCTTGGTAGACATCCAAGCACTGGAAACGGAAACCGGTTATGAGCTCACCAACGACCTGCGGGCGTTCTACGCACAGATGAATGGCCTGAACCTGAAGTGGTACCTCGACCCAAACCTGAGTGATGCGGACCGCAAGGCGTTTCTTCTCGAATTCCCTGATGTGGATGTCGAGAACAGCAGTGACGAGGCAGCCTCGGCCGCTATCCGTATTCTGCCACTCCGTGAGGTCCTCACCCGTCACTGGGGTGAGGACGTGTACTACGAACCGGAAATGGGCTTCCATGGGGAAGCACTGAGCGTAGAAGACTTCCACGAAAGTATGCGGCCCTTTGATCTGTTCAGCGACTACCGCGCATGCATTCTGGCCTTCCGACAGAAAAAGAATCCGGCGGTGTTTCTTCTTGACGATCACTACGCGATTTGGGACGAGTCCAGGGGCACAGACATCCGCTCGTACCTCGATTTCATCCTTGCCACGAAAGGGCAGTCCGACGCTCGGAAGCGCTGGCTGTCCGAGTATGGCGGTTACGATCATAGGGTCAGCTTCGGCGGGTCATTCGGGAAGAACACGCCATCAGCCCTCATCAGGTAAGCAAGTGCCAAGCAGAATCCAGCGCTACCATCACCATCGGGATAGGAAGACCTTATGGTGAGCGATGGGGTGATTCTATCCTTACTTGGCCCGATCGGCCCAATGGTGGACTTCGAAGACTATGAAGCGTACCGGGCCCAAACGATTGCCCGCTTGGACCGTGCAGACGTGATGCGTCTTCTGGATGAGTGGCGCACGAAATACGCCCGCTTTCCAGACAACGTCGAGGTGTTGGCCATTGAGTTTGCCGAGCACCACCCTGAGTACCAAACGGAGGTCTCTGCGGCTCTCCTTAAGGCTGGCTTTGATCCACTTGAACAAACCGATTAGCTCTGGCCTCAGCCGCTGGTCATTCACATGACCCTGGTCACCCAGCTGGAACAGTTTGAACGCCGATGCCAAGACATCATGCTGCTGGTCTCCCAGGCTCGTAGGGAAGAGCTGTCCGAACTGGTTCACCAGTTTGCGGGCAGTGGGAATGTGTATATCCTTCGGGGCTTGTCCAGCCGTCTGGCCCAGGCAGATGCAGGTGAGGGCATCCACCTCCTGGCCTTCCCACTCATTGAGGGCCTCTGCGCGATGCAGGATCCGAACGTCCTGACCAACCTCCTGACGGCACTTGCCCGCCTGGAGCAAGCCGGGGTGGACTGGAAAACCGACGAACATCTGGCGACGGCGCGTCGACTGTTCAGCCTGTGCCGCGGTGTGGCTGAGCTACTGGAAGAAGATGCCGACGATTTTGAGCGGCAGAACCTGGGAAAAGCCTAGATTTTCTCCCAGGGAACACCGTCGCCCGTAAGCGAGAAGTGTTGAAGGAGAACTCATGGCTGGGCTGCACCATCACCTCCAGACCCCGACCATATGATCCGGGAGGCCTTCCGACTCTTGTGGGAGACCGATCATCTCCTGCGGACGGATGAAGCTCACGATTTGACCCTGGAGCAGTTCGACCACGATGGGGATGTGCCGGAGTCCTGGCCCACGGAATCGGGGCAAACAGCACTCCCTGACCTCGTGGTCATGACCGCCGGGTTCGGCGACGTGACCTACACCGACTATCCGAGCAATGACCGCGACTGGCCCGTGATGTCGAAGAAAATGCTGGCCATTCTGCTCGGGGTGGCTGAATTCGGCCACCAGACCGTCCCCGTGAGCATCGTTGATCCGGTGGTGCGCACAGAGCAGGAGCATGAACAGGCAGGAGCTTTGCTGGAGACTCGGTGGCCTGATGCCAATCGGGAGTACGTCATCGTGCAACTGACAGACCCGGTGGAGCTGGACGAAGAAGCGTCAGGCGTCGCCCGCGACCCCAATCTGCCCTGGATCGTCGACGTCCACCAGTACGTGTTCAAGCAGCCGGCGAGCACCCTGCCACCGATCTTCAGGTTAAGCATTGACCCCACGGTCCTCTACATTTCGGCCACCGCTCGCGTCGCCCTGAAGGCCGCCGGGATCGCCGGGCCGCGTTACCTCCCGTTGGAGGGTTACGTTGACGGTGGTGGCGACGAGGTCGACATTCAGGTCCCTGAACCGAACGTCTCCGATTGAGCGTGTCCCCATCCGACCTGACGGATTGACTTTCCACCTGAGCCAGACCACCGGCGCAGCGGGCTGGAGCCGTGGTCTGTGGGTGCCACTTCCGTTCTCACGCCTGACAAGGCTATGGAGGAGCATGCTGACAGCTCACTGAGGTCGGAGGAGCGAAGCACTATGGAAATTGAGGGTGCCCCAATTGCGGTTCCAGCCGATTTGCAAATCTCAGCGTACCTCAGCCCGCCAGTTCCAGGCGGGCAAATTCGTTCGGGGTCCGGCCACCAAGCGAGGTATGGGGCCGGACATCGTTGTCGTCCTGGCGCCAGGCTGTGAGGATGAGGCGAGCCTGATCCAGGCTCTGGAACCAGTGGAGATTGAAGCACTCGTCCCGGACCCGACCATTGAAACTCTCGATGTAGGCGTTCTCCACAGGCTTTCCAGGCCGGATAAAGGTGTGCGTGATACCGCGGTCGTGGGTCCAGAGATCCAGAGCCTTCCCTGCGAACTCCGGGCCGTTGTCGGTGGTGATCGCCTGGGGTGCGCCCCGGAAGCGAACGACTGCCTCGAGGCTGCGGACGACATCATGGCCCGTGATGGAGGTGCCGACGTGCATGACCAGGCACTCCCGCGTGAAGTCGTCCACGACGTTCAACACACGGAACCGCTGCCCGGAAGCCCGCTGATCAGCCATGAAGTCCAGACTCCACCGCTGATTGGGTGCAGAAACCTGCGGTTTCTACTGACGCTCTCCGACGCTGAGCTTCCGGCGCTCCTTCTGCCGAACAGCCAGCCCTTCTGCCCGATAGATCCGGTAAACACGTTTGTGATTCACGGTCTCACCTTCCAGACCCAGCATCAGGTGAATCCAGCGGTACCCGAACCGAGGCTGTTCCCGCGCCAGCACGCGGAGACGCTCAACCAGTTGCTGGTCTTTTTCCCTTTTCGGGGTGTTCCGTCTGTGCGTGATCCGGGAGAAGCCCAGCACCTGGCAGGCCCGACGTTCACTGACCGTGAACGAGTCCCGCTGGGACGTCGTCCCAGGCATCACCACTTTCGCCCACCACCTCCCCCCGCATGGCGTTGTCGAGCGACAGGTCAGCCACCAGCTTCTTGAGACGCCGGTTTTCAGCTTCCAGCGGTAGATCGTGGTCATCGCGACTCCATGGAGTCGCGCGTGGGTCGCTGATCGGGGTTCCGGCTTCAAGCTGCCCGAGAATCTCCAGGAGCTGCTGCTCCGTGTACCGTTTGCGTTTCATGTTTCTCCCCGTCTGCTGCTTGATTTGCAATCAGACTGGCACCGGAAACAGGGGCAAGGTCACTGGAAAGTGGCGTCAAGACCGGCGAGATCGAAATCATAGAGCTGTCGGGCGGTACGTCCCGGTTGCCGCGGCCCCGATAACGACTCGCACCACACGCGCCGCATCAGGAGAGCCATGAATAGCGAACGACAATTGGACAATCAGGGCAACGCCATCGGCCTCTTTCGATCCGCCTTCCAAACTGCGGTTGGACACTTGCAGGAGACGCACCAGAACCTGCAAGACGTGTCTCAGGAGAAGCTGCTGGCCGCGACTGCCGAGCAGAGAGCAAATCGCGCCTGGTACTTCGAGAACGATGGCGTGACGCAGCACGATCTGGACTTGTTCAATGAGGTGATGCGGGACTACTGGGCGAGTCTGCTCGATTGCCTAAGGGACCCGAGGGCCGACACGACCGTGGACGCCTGCCTTAATCTGCTCTTCCGCTGAGCATGGGGCTGGCGTTCACCTGAGGCGACACGGGACGTGGTGCATCACAACCCCCAAGGCAAGCATATCGGCAGCAGCTTCGACGATTTCCTGGCCGAGGAAGGCCTGCTCGCTGAAGCCCACGCGGTGGCGCAACAACGGATCATCGCCTTCCAACTGGAACAGGAACTCCAGCGCCGCGGCTGGACACGGGCCGACCTGGCCGACCGCCTGGGAATCTCACACCTGGCCGTAGACCACCTGCTCGACCCCGAAGACCTCACGGTCGACCTCCAGCTCCTGGCGCGGGCCGCCGACCTGCTGGGCCGACGCCTGAGGATCACCCTGCGCTGAGCGATATTGAGCTTCTGATGGCATTTACAGGCCACGCCTTCCTACAGCTCAAAGTTTCTCTTCGCCATTACTATCGGAAAGTACAATTATAATTGGTATAACCGTAATCATTTCAGATTCCATCTGGATCAAGGTAAAGGTCCATAGTACTCCTGTATAAGTCGCCACGAAAGTGAATATGCGCTGCCGGAGTCTAAGGATGTTTGACGACATGCTCATAACCTCCGCCTAATTCGGAGGTTCAGTATGTGGCATCACGCTCTGTGTCGGAAAGTCAATCTGAGCGAGGTGCATGATTTTCATCGTCATATCCGAGTCCCCAGACAGAGATCGGCGTAGAGCGAACAGCGGCGGATGGTGCCGCAGTTTAGGGTGCGGCCGCATGAGCCAACGCCGGCCGGCTGCAAATTCGCCCTTTGCAAAGAGAATCTGAGCCAGTGCCTCGAGCTCCATCAACACCTCGAAAAGGCCTTCATCCGCAAGGCCAGTATCCAGCAACGTCCGCATCCGGAACTCGGAAATGCCCAGCAAGCTGGCAAGTGTCGGAGTTTGATAGGCCTGTGCGAGGGTATAAATGCGTTGCGCAGTGTCCGGGTCGAGCATCGGTACGGGAAAGGATTCCGACGGAGCAATGGGCGTCAGTTGAGCAAATGGCTGACCACGGCGAGTGATCAGAAAGGCCTGACCTTCATGCAGGGCGCTGAGTAGGGTGAGCCACTGGGCACGCGCGGTGTAGAGGTCGATGGGATGTAAGGTGTCCAACTGGTCTTTAGAGTGCCTAATAAGCACCTATGCTACCTTGCCGGGCCGAACATGAGTTCATTTCAGCTTCCGGATTTCTCCTCAGGCCCTCTGCTCCAGCGCCGGCCACGCCTGCATCGCATCAATGACCAGTTGACGCTGGTATACCGCAGCGATTTGACACTCCATCAGCCACTCACGCTGATACGGAAGAGATTGGTGCGGCATGTGGCAGTCGCCACCGCCGACCTCTATACCCGGCATTTTCTCGATTTCGAGGAATTTTTGATCAGGTCGGAGGTCACCTGGGACGCGGCGCCCAGCACCATTCGACAGGTCGCTACGCGATACATCCAGGCTCAGGGAGGACACGTCACCCGGCGCCAGGACCACCTGCTTGCCTCCTCGCCCATCAGTCCAAGCACCGTCTCAACACAGACCCTTCGGCTGCGCTTCGAGGCACTGCGTTCGATCTACGCGGAAGCGCTCCGAAGTGGGTTGTACCCGCACGATCACAATCCGTTCGAGCGCGTCTTGAAAATGGAAGGTCACCGCGGCCTTCCAGCTGCCCCACCCAGTTGGAGCGGGCTCTCCCAGCCCCGCAATACCCGTTCTACGCCGCAGCAGTACTTCATCTTCCGAGATGGGGTGTGGACGCCCACCCACCTGCTGGATCCAGTCACGCTCTACGAACGTGTGCTCGCCGCATTTGCAAGCTCAGAGGCTTCCTTGCGAGACCAGTGCATCGTGCACCTGTTGTTTCAGGGGGGTGCGCGAGTTAGTGAAGTCTGCACCCTGACCTTCCATGGATGGAGGTATGCGCTGAACGGTCAGGAAGCTTTCGGACATAGCTTCAAGCTCCGTAACAAAGGATCAGGTCACTTGGCCATCAAACCAGTTCATACCGACGCGTCAGCGGGAGAGCTCCTCCGTCAATACTTCCTGACCGAGCGGCGGGCGGTGGATCCGCTAACACCTGAGTTCACCGCCTGGTGCCAGGCCCAAGGCATCCTCGAAGGTCTGCCGGCTCACTATCACGCATTTTTGCTAGATACAGGCCGCTCACCCGCAGAAGTTCAACTCTTCCTCAATGCCAGAGGAGATGCGTACACCGCAAATGCTTTCCGTAAGGGGGCATGGCGACCCTTTCTACACGCAGCCGGGCTCGAGGTTCGGCCGCATCAGGCTAGGCACGCCTTCGTGACCCAACACTTGCGGGGCATTGACGAACTGTATTTGCATGATCCCGAAGAGCACCGTCAGGCCAGGCAAGCTCTCGCGGCTTACATGTTCTGGAGAAACCCTATAAAAACGTTCCGCAGTTACGACCATAGCCAAACAGAGGAACGGACCTTGACACAACTGACCCTGGTCAGGCGTTGCCTTCAGCAGTCGGAGGGTGAGCGCCAGCTTAAGGTCGGATCCATGGCTCGTTCCGAGTTTCCAAGTGAACTGGCTCAGCGCTTTTCTCGCGTGACTGGAGCAGATCACAAGTGAAGGGTGGACAGATCCGCGCCATTCACCACTGGCAGGCCATGTTTGAAGATAAAACTACAGCTCCTAGTAGCGTGTTTCAAGTGCTTCCAAAGAAATTTTTGGAGGAATGTAGAAAAAGTGGAGTATCATCGAAATTTCAATTTAAGAAGTGTACATCTCTCATTAAATCTAGCGAGTGGAGAGATGAATTATCATTGATTTTTATTTGCTTCGTAATCGACACAAGATTTATTGAAAAAAGCGAAACCTATAATTTAATCAAATCGTGTGCAAATTATCTTGCTGAATGTTCTCGAATTGCAGGAGGTAAAGATCAAGTTCGCCATGATTATCATCTTAAGCCGCGCTATGCTCGCGAATATCTAGAAATATTCCGTACCAAGCATGCAACGCGACTCAATGACCAACTCATTCTAGCCATCGAGGTTGTGGAAGGAGTACTAGGAAATCTGCCAAAGCGTGAGTCTCAAGCGCTTTCTCATTTTCAACTCGGAATGACGAGCGAAGAGCTATATGATGACCTTCGACCTAATACACTGGAAACACTACGCAGTCTTTTGCCCCAAGATTTACAATTTCTACGAGCAACAATATTCGATCCTGACTATAAAGGACAAGCACCAAATAGGCTATTGCTGAGATTCCTTTGTCAGCAGTTGACAATAGCCGAGTTTAGTTGGAGTGTGCATTTAATTTTGTATGCAGCCATAAGTTTATCAAAGGACAAATCTCAACCTTCGATAATTGAAAAACTCAACGATACATACAGATTTTTATTTTTTCTTGATACTGTTAATTATCGGGAGGACAGTGCATTTGATATTCGAACCCGAGTTATTCCCAAGTATCAAAATGAGATAACACGCACCCTTGCATCACATCCTGATCTTAGAGATTACGTAGTATCTTGGCGCGCCGTTATATCCTTAGGTTTAAAAATACCATCTGCTCATCAAAAAAAGGATTGGAAAGATATAATTAACCAAACATTATACAAAAAATACCTTCAATTTTTTATTATAGACCAATTCATTTTTTCCTCCAGCGATGAGCTTCAGAATAAGTTGACCACTTATCTTTGGAAGTGGAAAAATTCACCGTACTTCTCTCAGCTCGTCCTACTGGCTATAGGTCTGGTTTCAAACCAGGAACATCGTCCTGCGTCTGCCATGCATATCGTGCGGGGACTGCGTCTACTCCTTGAGCGCGTGGCTGAAGAGGAGATGGGGACGTTGAACGCGAAGGCAATTCTCAAGGTACTTGAGTCCAGTGCACCGGACGATCCACAAGGCACGGCTCGACTAATGCTACTGGCTACAGCCTATCGAGGCGCTTGGCAATCACAGCAGACGTTCCTGCTGCGGCAGCAAGGTCCAGCAGAAATGCCAAGCGACCTGCTGCTCCCAGAACTTCCTCGGTCCATTGTTTTCAGCCGTCAGGAGAACTCGGCGCGGGTTCTGCGCCAAGAGCGCCGTCAGTCGGCGATCGACAGGGTTGCGGAGTCGTGGGATGAGCTCCATCGCTGGGCGGATTATCAGCTTGTGGCTTTACGGGCAGTCATGCTGGCATTCCATGAAGTCACATGGAATCAGGACCCACGATATGCGCCAGCTCCTCAGCCCTTGGATGTCGCTATCTCGGGCCATGGAGAGACTTGGCATTTCACGATCTGGACTGGGAAACTTTTTCACAGCCACGCATTTCGACAGCAAACTGAGTCGAACATTCCGGAGGAGCATTTTTTTCTGGAATATCGAGGAGTCTCGGGGGTGGCAGAGCCGCAGGGTCTGTGGTGTGCAGACCTCTTTCGCACCTGGTTCTGTATGGAGGCAGCTCGGCGCTTTGAGGCGACCTGGGGACGTTCAACCGAGTGGCTTCGGTCAGTAGATCCTGGTGTGCTAAATCTTGGCAGATCGCTCAGCCAGGTCCTACGCCCATCAGTGAAGGCACTTCAGGCGCAGGGACACCCAGTGCCCTGTATCTTTCGGCCTGAATCCGTGTACCGCGCCGCCCTATTTGGCGCACTGGCCATGCGCCTGAGCCGCGAGGGAGCGCATCGGGGCCATGAGTCGCTGCAACTGCGCAATGATCAGGATTACCTATTTCTCCATACCCACCGGGACCAGGAAACCATTTTCATGAAGCTGCTCCCAAAGGGGCATAAGGGAACGCGAAGTCGGCCAGAGACACCTGCCTATAAGGTCGTGTCGGTCGCGGCCCTTAGATGCCTAGAAGCTTTGCAGCACCATCGTTGGCTAACGGGAGAGGAATCTAGCGCGTCTCGCATGGGGAAAGCTGGGCAATACGCGTTCCAGGTCAATCAAAGAGTCATCTCCCTTCAGAGCCTCAATGTCTGTCTCCGGTTCTTGACGTACGGTTTCGGAATGACCAGCCAGGCCGAACCGGACCGGGTGTTGAACCTGACCTCACATCTGCTGCGATACGGCTTTGCCATCAATGCCCGTCAAAAGGGCATTCACCTCGATGATCTAGCCCTGGCACTGAACCACAAAAATGTGCTGACCTCCGCCTACTACGGTCGGCCCACTAGTCTGCAGCAGAGGAACACCCTGGCTCGTGTGGCTCGGCAGGTCAGTGGCCAGTCCATGTCAGAGATGAGCCCAGATTTGCCAGAAGTTCTCCTGGACGACTTCTGGCCACTTGCATCTCATGGGGAAGCCTCGTCTTTTGAGCAATGGCTACAGGAGATAGAGCAGGATCTGGAACGGCGGGAGATGGCATTGATTCAGCAGATGCGGGGGTTGAGCTGATGAGTGTAGACGCCCTGAGACCCTCGTATGAGGCCAAGCGGCGCCGGTCTCTGACGTTGGTTCAGCAGGCTCTGGAGAGTCTGCATGAGCAAGGGAAGGCGGTGACGATTTCCACCATCGAGGCTGAGACCAGAAAGGTTGATTCGGATGGCATCGGCGTCAACCGCACCACGTTTAAGCGCAACCCGGAGGTGGCGGCACTAGTGGATCAGGTGCTCTCGCGGCCGCTTCACCGGGCAGCGGTCCCGCAGTATCACCAGGTGAATACCAACGCCCTTCGGCCAGGCCGGGAATTGAACCGGGCGTTTCACCGGCTATTGAGCAAATCGAAGCAGGAATTGGCCACGCGCGTCATTGTGTTGGAGGAGGAACTTCTGGATCTGCGTCAGCAGTTGGCAAACCGAGACCGTTTGGTGATTGAAGAGCAGGAACGCCGCTGGCGCTGATGCCAGGTCAGCTGGGCTCAGAATCTGGTCTCGCCTTGGGCTCGTCAATGAGGCCTAGGAGAAACCGGACGTCCACGTCCAGTGCTTCTGCAAGGGCAAGGACCTCGAAGTCGTATACCGAACGCTGATGGTTCTCGATCCGGATCAGCATTGTTTTGGTGATGCTGTACCCACTGAGTTCGAGGACCCGGGCGCTGGTGGCTTCCATGGTCATGGGTGGGGTGTGGAGACGGCGGGCAAGGCGGAGACGCTCGGCAATAATGTTCGGCTTCTTCGTCAAGCGCCGAATTGCACTCGCTTGTCTCATCCGGCCGAATCTACCATTGCCGCCTCAAGAAAAGAAAAGCAGTATGCTATAGGTGCTTATTAGGCACCTATGTCAGATCCTGTCCTATTCTCATCCCTCACAGTGCGCCAGGCAGTGGTGGATGACACCCAGAGGCTCTGGATTGCCTTTGAGGAAGGTTTCTGGCTCTGGGTGGACCTCGCAGGCTATCTGGAAAATCAAGCTGTAACGTCTCTACCGCCTTACAACGCTACGCAAGAAGGAATGGACTTGCGGTTATCCCCGCAGAGTCAGCTCTCTTTACCCCTGCTATTTCAGCCTACTCAGGCTGGGCTCGAACAGGGCATTTGTGTCTGTGCGATCAGGCGTTCCAAAGAATCTTGGTATCGCCCCCTCCGCCTGACTGGTGTGGTGTCAAGGCGACGGAGCAAGCCTTCAGTCCACTTGCTGACGAGAGGGTTGACTTTGTCAGCTGATGAGCTCAGGCAAGCGGCTCAGGCTCACGCAATCAGCGTGCCTT containing:
- a CDS encoding SMI1/KNR4 family protein, producing MEIWEQDSGRALGSQEHLRTIEDTVGQPFPTDYLHVLQTHNAAYFERQEFPVVTPDGPEDKSVAVLLNADGDEMDAESVLSQWRTLQDEHGLEPHVVPFGMDGGGNLVCFDFSAGGEPAVVYWQHDETWSPLPVAESFAAFLQQLS
- a CDS encoding XRE family transcriptional regulator: MKHAPRAKHLGSRFDDFLAEEGLLAEVDAVAQKRVIVFQLEQELQRRGWTRAELADRLGTPGPVVERLLDPEDLTVDLQLLGQAADLLGERLSITLR
- a CDS encoding tyrosine-type recombinase/integrase, yielding MSSFQLPDFSSGPLLQRRPRLHRINDQLTLVYRSDLTLHQPLTLIRKRLVRHVAVATADLYTRHFLDFEEFLIRSEVTWDAAPSTIRQVATRYIQAQGGHVTRRQDHLLASSPISPSTVSTQTLRLRFEALRSIYAEALRSGLYPHDHNPFERVLKMEGHRGLPAAPPSWSGLSQPRNTRSTPQQYFIFRDGVWTPTHLLDPVTLYERVLAAFASSEASLRDQCIVHLLFQGGARVSEVCTLTFHGWRYALNGQEAFGHSFKLRNKGSGHLAIKPVHTDASAGELLRQYFLTERRAVDPLTPEFTAWCQAQGILEGLPAHYHAFLLDTGRSPAEVQLFLNARGDAYTANAFRKGAWRPFLHAAGLEVRPHQARHAFVTQHLRGIDELYLHDPEEHRQARQALAAYMFWRNPIKTFRSYDHSQTEERTLTQLTLVRRCLQQSEGERQLKVGSMARSEFPSELAQRFSRVTGADHK
- a CDS encoding SMI1/KNR4 family protein → MTQTFPDYRALFTRMVDDLRRDRLFVVERFVLGDPLSLVDIQALETETGYELTNDLRAFYAQMNGLNLKWYLDPNLSDADRKAFLLEFPDVDVENSSDEAASAAIRILPLREVLTRHWGEDVYYEPEMGFHGEALSVEDFHESMRPFDLFSDYRACILAFRQKKNPAVFLLDDHYAIWDESRGTDIRSYLDFILATKGQSDARKRWLSEYGGYDHRVSFGGSFGKNTPSALIR
- a CDS encoding helix-turn-helix domain-containing protein → MVHHNPQGKHIGSSFDDFLAEEGLLAEAHAVAQQRIIAFQLEQELQRRGWTRADLADRLGISHLAVDHLLDPEDLTVDLQLLARAADLLGRRLRITLR
- a CDS encoding type II toxin-antitoxin system Phd/YefM family antitoxin, coding for MDTLHPIDLYTARAQWLTLLSALHEGQAFLITRRGQPFAQLTPIAPSESFPVPMLDPDTAQRIYTLAQAYQTPTLASLLGISEFRMRTLLDTGLADEGLFEVLMELEALAQILFAKGEFAAGRRWLMRPHPKLRHHPPLFALRRSLSGDSDMTMKIMHLAQIDFPTQSVMPHTEPPN
- a CDS encoding SMI1/KNR4 family protein, with translation MRDIDVTDSEQPVTTAELDHFEQEHNLIIPEVYRAFLLEHNGGSPSPENFKVEMEPRPHTRRSQTKLFGTAVEFFLSLDAEDVSISALWPYVTEGRLQSGMFPIAYCGGDLLCISTRENTLHQIFYWFSEEEYDAQAEGDRNLYFVASSFDTFLDKLYD